A genomic window from Polyangiaceae bacterium includes:
- a CDS encoding IS3 family transposase (programmed frameshift) codes for MGRRSKFSPEVRERAVRLVSETQREHESEWAAIVSVAEKIGCTPETLRKWLRQMQRDVGARPGLTTSERERVKELEREVKELRRANEILRKASAFFGTGGARPPTQVMIDFIDANKDEYGVEPMCRVLPIAPSTYYEHALRMREPGRRPARHKRDDELKPQVRRVYEDNQSVYGANKVWRQLGRENVSVARCTVERLMAEMGLRGAVRGRAYKATTVANENQARPDDLVERQFVATRPNQLWVADITYVATWTGFVYVAFVIDVFSRFIVGWRVSTSLRTDLALDALEQALWARPSHEGCVHHSDRGCQYLSIRYTERLEQAGIEASVGTTGDSYDNALAETVIGLFKTEVIERRGPWTGREAVEHATLEWVDWFNNRRLLGPLGYVPP; via the exons ATGGGCAGAAGGAGCAAGTTCTCACCTGAGGTTCGCGAGCGCGCGGTGCGACTCGTCAGCGAGACGCAGCGAGAGCACGAGTCGGAGTGGGCAGCCATCGTTTCGGTCGCCGAGAAGATCGGATGCACGCCCGAGACGCTGCGCAAGTGGCTGCGGCAGATGCAGCGTGACGTAGGAGCGCGCCCGGGTCTGACGACATCAGAGCGCGAGCGCGTCAAGGAGTTGGAGCGCGAAGTGAAGGAGTTGCGGCGCGCCAACGAAATCCTCCGCAAGGCGTCGGCTTTTTTTG GCACAGGCGGAGCTCGACCGCCGACCCAAGTCATGATCGACTTCATCGACGCTAACAAGGACGAGTACGGGGTCGAGCCGATGTGCAGAGTGCTGCCCATCGCCCCGTCTACCTACTACGAGCATGCCTTGCGCATGCGAGAGCCAGGGCGTCGTCCGGCTCGGCACAAGCGTGATGATGAGCTCAAGCCCCAGGTGCGCCGTGTGTACGAGGATAACCAGTCCGTGTACGGCGCCAACAAAGTCTGGCGTCAGCTCGGTCGCGAAAACGTCAGCGTAGCTCGCTGCACCGTGGAACGCTTGATGGCTGAAATGGGCCTGCGCGGTGCGGTTCGTGGTCGTGCGTACAAGGCGACGACCGTGGCCAACGAAAACCAAGCTCGCCCTGACGACTTGGTGGAGAGGCAGTTCGTAGCAACGCGTCCAAACCAGCTGTGGGTCGCCGACATCACGTACGTCGCAACCTGGACGGGTTTCGTCTACGTCGCGTTCGTCATCGATGTCTTCTCGCGCTTCATCGTTGGCTGGCGCGTCTCGACATCGCTACGCACCGACCTCGCTCTCGATGCCCTGGAGCAAGCACTGTGGGCTCGTCCTTCACACGAGGGCTGCGTGCACCACAGCGACCGCGGCTGCCAGTACCTATCAATTCGGTACACCGAGCGACTCGAACAAGCGGGCATCGAAGCATCCGTAGGCACGACGGGCGACTCGTATGACAACGCGCTCGCTGAGACCGTCATCGGCCTCTTCAAGACCGAGGTCA
- a CDS encoding serine/threonine-protein kinase, with the protein MPRPPSTVGPNRIGPYDLLLPLGSGGMATVYLAQKQVVEGVTREFAVKLMHAHLRGDPDWAAHLLHEAKIAARVRHPNVVQLVDVGDDPLGIYLVLDYVEGESLSGLSRLLRAQQRSLPPRISGRVLIDALLGLHAAHELRDESGASLNLVHRDFSPQNVLVGTDGVSRLTDFGIAKASDGQLTATGVLKGKLAYMSPQQARGLRVDRRCDVWAAGVIAWELVAGRRLYTTKNDSEVLLAVVSNTPPPLSEVAPNVPKLLSDVVASALQPELSARCPDARTFREELMTVWPSYQGLADQAELADFVSKAIAGPLEERRQRAMQARRSRSAPEPVAPPGSAQGVTPSTDSLVLAAAEPTKETKFEAVTGTRMQPARGYRAGAAALVVIAALGGAYAWVAESDGAPNTLPSVSAGAVPAPAPVASASLVVSSDKDLAAIRVGRRVVNVTPPRKRMEVPLLAAESGRALEVEATNVAGETLARSIGKDEGSVRFSFQVAASDAALPTQTPKPKTNPRSPQRPRPKPAPTDVLAPTPFR; encoded by the coding sequence GTGCCTCGTCCCCCCTCCACGGTCGGTCCGAACCGCATCGGTCCCTACGACCTGCTGCTACCGCTGGGCAGCGGCGGCATGGCGACGGTCTACCTCGCGCAAAAACAAGTTGTAGAGGGCGTGACTCGTGAGTTCGCCGTGAAGCTGATGCACGCACATCTGCGTGGCGATCCAGACTGGGCAGCGCACCTGCTTCACGAGGCCAAGATCGCTGCGCGGGTACGGCATCCGAACGTCGTCCAACTCGTCGACGTCGGCGACGACCCCTTGGGGATCTACTTGGTGCTGGACTATGTGGAGGGCGAGTCGCTTTCCGGGCTGAGCCGCCTTCTGCGCGCACAGCAACGCAGCTTGCCTCCTCGAATCTCCGGTCGTGTCTTGATCGATGCGCTTCTGGGTCTGCATGCGGCTCACGAGTTGCGCGACGAGTCGGGCGCCTCCTTGAACCTGGTTCACCGTGACTTCTCGCCGCAGAATGTCCTGGTCGGCACGGATGGAGTGAGTCGACTGACGGACTTCGGCATCGCCAAAGCCAGCGATGGGCAGCTCACCGCGACGGGAGTTCTCAAAGGCAAGCTCGCGTACATGTCCCCACAGCAGGCGCGGGGGCTTCGTGTCGATCGTCGCTGTGACGTGTGGGCCGCCGGCGTCATCGCATGGGAGCTAGTGGCAGGTCGTCGGCTCTACACCACGAAAAATGACTCGGAAGTGTTACTTGCGGTCGTCAGCAACACTCCACCGCCCCTCTCCGAAGTCGCACCGAATGTTCCCAAACTCCTGAGCGACGTCGTGGCCTCCGCACTTCAGCCCGAGCTATCCGCTCGCTGCCCAGATGCTCGAACCTTTCGCGAAGAGCTGATGACGGTCTGGCCGAGCTACCAAGGGTTGGCAGACCAAGCCGAGTTGGCCGATTTCGTGTCCAAAGCGATTGCAGGCCCTCTGGAGGAACGCCGCCAGCGTGCGATGCAGGCAAGGCGCAGCCGCAGCGCTCCGGAACCGGTAGCGCCTCCGGGAAGTGCGCAGGGCGTCACCCCATCGACGGACTCACTCGTCTTGGCCGCCGCGGAACCGACGAAAGAGACGAAGTTCGAGGCGGTCACCGGAACCCGCATGCAGCCTGCACGCGGCTATCGAGCCGGCGCTGCGGCGCTGGTCGTGATTGCGGCTCTGGGCGGCGCCTACGCTTGGGTGGCTGAGTCAGACGGGGCGCCAAACACGCTTCCGTCCGTCAGCGCCGGAGCAGTCCCCGCTCCGGCGCCAGTCGCGTCGGCGAGCCTCGTCGTGTCTTCGGACAAAGACCTTGCGGCAATTCGCGTCGGTCGCCGTGTCGTCAACGTGACCCCGCCCCGCAAACGAATGGAGGTTCCGTTGTTGGCGGCCGAGTCGGGGCGCGCGCTCGAAGTGGAAGCCACGAACGTGGCTGGAGAGACGCTCGCTCGGTCCATCGGCAAGGACGAGGGGAGTGTACGATTCAGCTTCCAAGTCGCGGCGTCGGATGCGGCTCTACCCACGCAGACGCCGAAGCCCAAGACCAATCCCAGGTCGCCGCAGCGACCCCGGCCCAAGCCCGCCCCCACGGACGTGCTCGCTCCGACGCCTTTTCGTTAG